In one Aggregicoccus sp. 17bor-14 genomic region, the following are encoded:
- a CDS encoding gamma-glutamyl-gamma-aminobutyrate hydrolase family protein has product MRPPRPPYSGPHHGPGSGSGPHHGQPPRRPNIGITPDVSAPRPDSGFAYYELKVPYADAVLRAGGLPFVLPYAEDPGCIEAYLDRVSGLLVTGGAFDIPAEAYGETSGEGMGPLKHGRTTFEAALMRAALKRNMPVFGVCGGMQLLNVVLGGSLHQDIGREVPGAREHEQKHDRSQPQHPVEVKDGTLLAEALGKGPIMVNSTHHQAVKRTGERVVVSAVAPDGVVEAIESPAHAWAVGVQWHPELMLSSIPAQLGLYKAFVHRARESRR; this is encoded by the coding sequence ATGAGACCGCCCCGCCCCCCGTACTCCGGCCCGCATCACGGCCCTGGTTCAGGCTCAGGCCCGCATCACGGCCAGCCGCCGCGCCGGCCGAACATCGGCATCACGCCGGATGTCTCCGCGCCGCGCCCCGACTCCGGCTTCGCCTACTACGAGCTGAAGGTCCCCTACGCGGACGCGGTGCTGCGCGCCGGGGGGCTGCCCTTCGTGCTGCCCTACGCCGAGGACCCCGGCTGCATCGAGGCCTACCTGGACCGCGTCTCCGGCCTGCTCGTCACCGGCGGCGCCTTCGACATCCCGGCGGAGGCCTACGGCGAGACCTCGGGCGAGGGCATGGGGCCGCTGAAGCACGGGCGCACCACCTTCGAGGCCGCGCTGATGCGCGCCGCGCTCAAGCGCAACATGCCGGTGTTCGGCGTGTGCGGCGGCATGCAGCTGCTCAACGTCGTGCTGGGCGGGAGCCTGCACCAGGACATCGGGCGCGAGGTGCCCGGCGCGCGCGAGCACGAGCAGAAGCACGACCGCAGCCAGCCGCAGCACCCGGTGGAGGTGAAGGACGGCACGCTGCTCGCGGAGGCCCTGGGCAAGGGCCCCATCATGGTGAACTCCACGCACCACCAGGCGGTGAAGCGCACGGGCGAGCGCGTGGTGGTGAGCGCCGTGGCCCCGGACGGCGTGGTGGAGGCCATCGAGAGCCCCGCGCACGCATGGGCCGTGGGCGTGCAGTGGCACCCCGAGCTGATGCTCAGCTCCATCCCCGCGCAGCTCGGCCTCTACAAGGCCTTCGTGCACCGCGCGCGCGAGAGCCGCCGCTAG
- the pth gene encoding aminoacyl-tRNA hydrolase, with protein sequence MKLICGLGNPGREYERHRHNVGFMVVDLLLGRARASLSQGKFEAHVGQGSLGGEKVLFVLPQTFMNLSGRSVAAAARFYKIAPEDVLVIHDELDLPFGRLQLKAGGGAGGHNGLRSITQLLGTDGYHRLRFGIDKPQGPNAKERVAGYVLSNFDDGERRSLEDGLYRAADAAEAWTRDGLASAMNQFNRKA encoded by the coding sequence GTGAAGCTCATCTGCGGGCTGGGCAACCCGGGGCGCGAGTACGAGCGCCACCGCCACAACGTGGGCTTCATGGTGGTGGACCTGCTGCTGGGCCGCGCGCGCGCGAGCCTCAGCCAGGGCAAGTTCGAGGCCCACGTGGGCCAGGGCTCCCTGGGCGGCGAGAAGGTGCTCTTCGTGCTGCCGCAGACCTTCATGAACCTGTCCGGCCGCTCGGTGGCCGCGGCGGCGCGCTTCTACAAGATCGCCCCCGAGGACGTGCTCGTCATCCACGACGAGCTGGACCTGCCCTTCGGGCGGCTGCAGCTCAAGGCGGGCGGCGGCGCCGGGGGCCACAACGGCCTGCGCAGCATCACCCAGCTGCTGGGCACGGATGGCTACCACCGGCTGCGCTTCGGCATCGACAAGCCGCAGGGCCCCAACGCCAAGGAGCGCGTGGCGGGCTACGTGCTCTCCAACTTCGACGACGGCGAGCGCCGGTCGCTGGAGGACGGGCTGTACCGGGCAGCCGACGCGGCGGAGGCCTGGACGCGCGACGGGCTGGCGAGCGCGATGAACCAGTTCAACCGCAAGGCGTGA
- the thiE gene encoding thiamine phosphate synthase: protein MNAPPPPTLPRGLYALCDDSLRPELPLPEKAALLLQGGARVLQLRMKHTPLREGLAAARAIAQACERAGALLIVNDRVDLALLSGAHGVHVGDEDLPPEAARALLGPTRLVGVTVRSAEGARAARAAGADYVGLGPVFATRTKAVPAPVLGLTRLAEEVRASPLPVVAIGGVGLENIADVARAGAHCAAVASDALLARDVAERVGALASAFDRGALAASLARSRP from the coding sequence ATGAACGCTCCCCCACCTCCCACGCTTCCCCGGGGCCTCTATGCCCTGTGTGACGACTCGCTGCGCCCCGAGCTGCCGCTGCCCGAGAAGGCGGCGCTGCTGCTGCAGGGGGGCGCGCGGGTGCTGCAGCTGCGCATGAAGCACACCCCGTTGCGCGAGGGGCTCGCCGCCGCGCGCGCCATCGCGCAGGCCTGCGAGCGGGCGGGCGCGCTGCTCATCGTGAACGACCGCGTGGACCTCGCGCTGCTCTCCGGGGCGCACGGGGTGCACGTGGGGGACGAGGACCTGCCGCCCGAGGCAGCGCGCGCGCTGCTGGGCCCCACGCGCCTCGTGGGCGTCACCGTGCGCAGCGCCGAGGGCGCACGCGCGGCGCGCGCCGCCGGCGCCGACTACGTGGGGCTGGGGCCGGTGTTCGCCACGCGCACCAAGGCGGTGCCCGCGCCGGTGCTGGGGCTCACGCGGCTCGCCGAGGAGGTGCGCGCGAGCCCCCTGCCGGTGGTGGCCATCGGCGGGGTGGGGCTCGAGAACATCGCGGACGTCGCCCGCGCCGGGGCGCACTGCGCCGCGGTGGCCTCCGATGCGCTGCTCGCCCGTGACGTGGCCGAGCGGGTGGGCGCGCTCGCGAGCGCCTTTGACAGGGGCGCCCTGGCGGCTAGCCTCGCGCGCTCCCGCCCATGA
- the rpsF gene encoding 30S ribosomal protein S6 produces the protein MAETQAAKRLREYETIFLVKPDATDDTVDKLKERVRGIINREGGKALKFTIWGKKKTMFPVAKQPRAIYVHTSFLGGHALVAEVERNLRNIDEVTRFISVKLADEVDPETRPVQEDVKMAGDTEEVPRVPGANERAEGAPFRATAAVEEPAGEDDEAGEEP, from the coding sequence ATGGCAGAGACGCAGGCCGCCAAGCGGCTTCGTGAGTACGAGACCATCTTCCTGGTCAAGCCCGACGCGACGGACGACACCGTGGACAAGCTCAAGGAGCGCGTCCGCGGCATCATCAACCGCGAGGGTGGCAAGGCCCTCAAGTTCACCATCTGGGGCAAGAAGAAGACGATGTTCCCGGTGGCGAAGCAGCCCCGGGCCATCTACGTGCACACCTCCTTCCTCGGCGGGCACGCCCTAGTGGCCGAGGTGGAGCGCAACCTGCGCAACATCGACGAGGTCACCCGCTTCATCTCGGTGAAGCTCGCCGACGAGGTGGACCCCGAGACGCGCCCCGTCCAGGAGGACGTGAAGATGGCCGGCGACACCGAGGAGGTGCCGCGCGTGCCCGGTGCGAACGAGCGCGCCGAGGGCGCCCCCTTCCGCGCCACGGCTGCCGTCGAGGAGCCCGCGGGTGAGGACGACGAGGCCGGCGAGGAGCCGTAG
- the rpsR gene encoding 30S ribosomal protein S18, which yields MSTDKTTSTGTGGGRSFGGGGGGGSGGGRSFGGGGGGGGGYGGGGFGGGGRGGGDDRGGRDDRGGGMDDDKRGGRGFGRKKVCRFCAEKGAKVDFKDQAALKYFVTERGKIIPRRISGNCAKHQREVAVAIKRARGIALIPYNALVG from the coding sequence ATGAGCACGGACAAGACGACTTCGACTGGGACCGGCGGCGGCCGCTCCTTCGGCGGTGGCGGCGGCGGCGGGAGCGGCGGTGGCCGCTCCTTCGGCGGTGGCGGCGGCGGCGGTGGTGGCTACGGCGGCGGCGGCTTCGGTGGTGGCGGGCGCGGCGGCGGCGACGACCGCGGCGGGCGCGACGACCGCGGCGGCGGCATGGACGACGACAAGCGCGGTGGGCGCGGCTTCGGCCGCAAGAAGGTCTGCCGCTTCTGCGCCGAGAAGGGCGCGAAGGTGGACTTCAAGGATCAGGCGGCGCTCAAGTACTTCGTGACCGAGCGCGGCAAGATCATCCCCCGTCGCATCTCCGGCAACTGCGCGAAGCACCAGCGCGAGGTGGCGGTGGCCATCAAGCGCGCCCGCGGCATCGCGCTCATCCCCTACAACGCGCTGGTCGGCTAG
- a CDS encoding response regulator has translation MTEGGTPAPPAPGAGRLILVVDDDAVTCALLRDLCGALGHEVAVAGDGEEALARVAERKPDLVLLDLMMPRRDGFGVLQALRSAEATRGLPVIVLTAMGDMDGKIRGMELGADDYVTKPFKLTELQARIHAALTVRDYRERLAAAEEELSLLRAIDPLTGAGTFAQLKVSLDAEVARSRRYGRPAALLLFGLEDYAGLRHEVGRVACDQLLADLAHAVRTLFRGADRLFRTDVEEFIVLLPETDLAGARVAAERLEARARELSAEGPNGPVAASLRVACAVFPHPNVHSGEDLLREANRHFVALRARSAS, from the coding sequence GTGACCGAGGGCGGTACCCCCGCGCCGCCCGCTCCGGGCGCAGGCCGGCTCATCCTCGTGGTGGACGACGACGCGGTCACCTGCGCGCTCCTGCGCGACCTGTGCGGCGCGCTGGGCCACGAGGTGGCGGTGGCGGGAGACGGCGAGGAGGCGCTCGCGCGCGTCGCCGAGCGCAAGCCGGACCTCGTCCTCCTGGACCTGATGATGCCCCGGCGAGACGGCTTCGGCGTGCTGCAGGCCCTGCGCTCGGCCGAGGCCACGCGGGGGCTGCCCGTCATCGTGCTCACCGCCATGGGGGACATGGACGGGAAGATCCGCGGCATGGAGCTGGGGGCGGACGACTACGTCACCAAGCCCTTCAAGCTCACCGAGCTGCAGGCGCGCATTCACGCAGCCCTCACCGTGCGCGACTACCGCGAGCGGCTCGCCGCGGCCGAGGAGGAGCTGAGCCTCCTGCGCGCCATCGACCCGCTCACCGGCGCGGGCACCTTCGCGCAGCTGAAGGTCAGCCTGGACGCGGAGGTGGCGCGCTCGCGGCGCTACGGGCGCCCCGCGGCGCTCCTGCTCTTCGGGCTCGAGGACTACGCCGGCCTGCGCCACGAGGTGGGGCGCGTGGCCTGCGACCAGCTGCTCGCGGACCTCGCCCACGCGGTGCGCACGCTCTTTCGCGGCGCGGACCGGCTCTTCCGCACGGACGTGGAGGAGTTCATCGTCCTGCTGCCGGAGACGGACCTCGCCGGCGCACGCGTGGCCGCCGAGCGCCTGGAGGCGCGCGCCCGCGAGCTGAGCGCGGAGGGCCCCAACGGCCCCGTGGCCGCCTCCCTGCGGGTGGCCTGCGCCGTGTTCCCCCACCCGAACGTGCACTCGGGCGAGGACCTGCTGCGCGAGGCGAACCGCCACTTCGTGGCCCTGCGCGCGCGCTCGGCCTCCTAG
- the dnaB gene encoding replicative DNA helicase, translating to MQNLNVLDGGREGRRVHEDLAAERAVLGAVLQDNTLISDIAEVVHPDDFSHPAHAQIFAAMLGLDGSARQVDHLTLAEELKTRGQLSHVGGPSYLMGLDQVVPLASNATQYAHIVKDQALRRRLAGVGKEIQDLASTDTGDLEVLLDEAERKVFLLAEKKREGDLLPVSALMEKTLDLLDKMKAAATGVTGLSTGFVDLDMQLTGLHGGELIILAARPGIGKTSFAMNIATNAALKENRAVAIFSLEMPSDQLLMRLLASSARVDMKKLRGGRLTPHDEEKFQEMAGALYNAPLYIDDSGGLSPFDLRAKARRLKQKDDRLGLIIIDYLQLMHQKGKVESRQLEVSEISRSLKQLAKELEVPIIALSQLNRKVEERKGGKPMLSDLRESGSIEQDADVVMFIHREDPPEGEEAAPRSSTAIPVELVVAKQRNGPIGSVDLVFLAEFTRFESRAKGDFQ from the coding sequence ATGCAGAACTTGAATGTGCTCGACGGGGGCCGGGAGGGGCGGCGGGTCCACGAGGATCTCGCCGCGGAGCGCGCGGTGCTGGGCGCCGTGCTCCAGGACAACACGCTCATCTCGGACATCGCCGAGGTCGTCCACCCGGACGACTTCAGCCACCCCGCGCACGCGCAGATCTTCGCGGCGATGCTCGGCCTGGACGGCAGCGCGCGCCAGGTGGACCACCTCACGCTCGCCGAGGAGCTGAAGACGCGCGGGCAGCTGTCCCACGTGGGCGGCCCCAGCTACCTGATGGGGCTGGACCAGGTGGTGCCGCTCGCCTCCAACGCCACCCAGTACGCGCACATCGTCAAGGACCAGGCCCTGCGCCGGCGCCTCGCGGGCGTGGGCAAGGAGATCCAGGACCTCGCCAGCACGGACACCGGCGACCTCGAGGTGCTGCTCGACGAGGCGGAGCGCAAGGTGTTCCTCCTCGCGGAGAAGAAGCGCGAGGGCGACCTGCTGCCCGTCTCCGCGCTGATGGAGAAGACGCTCGACCTGCTGGACAAGATGAAGGCGGCCGCCACGGGCGTGACCGGCCTCTCCACCGGCTTCGTCGACCTGGACATGCAGCTCACGGGTCTGCACGGCGGCGAGCTCATCATCCTCGCGGCGCGCCCCGGCATCGGGAAGACCTCCTTCGCGATGAACATCGCCACCAACGCGGCCCTCAAGGAGAACCGCGCGGTGGCCATCTTCAGCCTCGAAATGCCCTCGGACCAGCTGCTCATGCGCCTGCTCGCCTCGAGCGCGCGCGTGGACATGAAGAAGCTGCGCGGCGGGCGCCTCACCCCGCACGACGAGGAGAAGTTCCAGGAGATGGCGGGCGCGCTCTACAACGCGCCGCTCTACATCGACGACTCGGGCGGCCTGTCCCCCTTCGACCTGCGCGCCAAGGCGCGCCGCCTGAAGCAGAAGGACGACCGGCTGGGCCTCATCATCATCGACTACCTCCAGCTCATGCACCAGAAGGGCAAGGTGGAGAGCCGCCAGCTGGAGGTCTCCGAGATCAGCCGCTCGCTCAAGCAGCTGGCCAAGGAGCTGGAGGTGCCGATCATCGCGCTCAGCCAGCTCAACCGTAAGGTGGAGGAGCGCAAGGGCGGCAAGCCCATGCTCTCGGACCTGCGCGAGTCGGGCTCCATCGAGCAGGACGCGGACGTGGTGATGTTCATCCACCGCGAGGACCCGCCCGAGGGCGAGGAGGCCGCCCCCCGCTCCTCCACCGCCATCCCGGTGGAGCTCGTGGTGGCCAAGCAGCGCAACGGTCCCATCGGCAGCGTGGACCTGGTCTTCCTCGCGGAGTTCACCCGCTTCGAGAGCCGGGCGAAGGGGGACTTCCAGTGA
- the cglD gene encoding adventurous gliding motility lipoprotein CglD gives MNMRGLFRAALLASVLTAAAACSGGGDGTDPVDSGTPDGGGPVITPTATDSDGDGIPNSVEDKNGNGRVDEGETDPNSRDTDCDGLLDGPSQGSMKGEDQNANGTVDPGETDPTKLDTDGDGLTDGVERGVTQNLEPSRCTTFVADADPATVSDPTKADSDGDGMQDGAEDGNQNGKVDPGELDPGKSGDASPLVAQVCSTNNLKPVTVKKLSAPDLTLGLPSTFSDAELKDMVVSSAVKGTIGYDPDSKVAFIAYKTGQVGTSTTPDKDEEGLRATIGAGAPSTRQNFTTWDGTAATQAFYASTATTDLVAYANSLATSLVGSGAGALTGTAGISGPFKIQAEFVHRSNQSVIVVLAISSAARFDDASLPSRLVIEDVAGGTGLAQYVDTNSVQCEPFVTGRGKVDFLFVVDDSGSMATSQDFLAKAATDVAAKLGASSLDWRIGMVTTSYTTSGEPNTNVFRGYTTNIDQFKAWLTPKAYCASATNMCVVLGTANSTSCTSNSQCTGGTLCDTGIGKCAPISSTLANTTCSANTECWVNIDGTPTEKSLDAAREGLKFSCGSVATGAQKARPDAIPVVVLLTDTRDQSTDSVAAFNTFFQTGNPANQSIAVHGIICPPDGARCDSQEDNTNPRHADVIAQTSGVVGSIRDAANITATINGIVDSTIAAAGYKLAKPPIGASVRVGLESVTNPTACPSNTDLPRSRVNGFDVNGVSKTLSFYGACRPASTGTGNAAVSYRYWVDGKSDPDGKAPCFEDPKYDPNDPDHCQGKLSCDTATTNTCICKAPVAGCPSGQVFDNRTTVCACVTPIG, from the coding sequence ATGAACATGCGAGGACTGTTTCGCGCGGCGCTGCTCGCGTCGGTGCTGACGGCAGCGGCGGCCTGCAGCGGTGGCGGAGATGGCACCGACCCGGTGGACAGCGGCACGCCCGATGGCGGCGGCCCCGTCATCACGCCCACCGCCACCGACTCGGACGGCGACGGCATCCCCAACTCCGTCGAGGACAAGAACGGCAACGGGCGCGTGGACGAGGGCGAGACCGACCCGAACAGCCGCGACACCGACTGTGACGGCCTGCTGGACGGGCCGAGCCAGGGGAGCATGAAGGGCGAGGACCAGAATGCCAACGGCACGGTGGACCCCGGCGAGACCGACCCCACCAAGCTGGACACGGACGGCGACGGCCTCACGGACGGCGTGGAGCGTGGCGTCACGCAGAACCTCGAGCCCTCGCGCTGCACCACCTTCGTCGCAGATGCGGATCCGGCCACGGTGAGCGACCCGACGAAGGCGGACAGCGACGGCGACGGGATGCAGGACGGCGCCGAGGACGGCAACCAGAACGGTAAGGTGGACCCCGGCGAGCTCGACCCCGGCAAGTCGGGGGACGCGAGCCCGCTCGTGGCGCAGGTGTGCAGCACCAACAACCTGAAGCCCGTCACGGTGAAGAAGCTGAGCGCACCGGACCTGACGCTGGGCCTGCCCTCCACGTTCTCGGACGCGGAGCTCAAGGACATGGTCGTGAGCAGCGCGGTGAAGGGCACCATCGGCTACGACCCGGACAGCAAGGTGGCCTTCATCGCCTACAAGACCGGCCAGGTTGGCACCTCGACCACGCCGGATAAGGACGAGGAGGGCCTGCGCGCCACCATCGGCGCCGGTGCACCGTCCACGCGCCAGAACTTCACAACCTGGGACGGCACCGCGGCAACGCAGGCGTTCTACGCGTCGACGGCGACCACGGACCTCGTCGCCTACGCGAACTCGCTGGCTACCTCCCTGGTGGGCTCGGGGGCCGGCGCCCTCACCGGTACCGCGGGCATCAGCGGCCCGTTCAAGATCCAGGCGGAGTTCGTGCACCGCTCGAACCAGAGCGTGATCGTGGTGCTGGCGATCAGCAGCGCGGCTCGCTTCGATGACGCATCGCTGCCGTCACGCCTCGTCATCGAGGACGTGGCCGGCGGCACGGGCCTCGCCCAGTACGTGGACACCAACTCGGTGCAGTGCGAGCCGTTCGTCACGGGCCGCGGCAAGGTGGACTTCCTCTTCGTCGTGGACGACAGCGGCTCGATGGCGACCTCACAGGACTTCCTCGCCAAGGCCGCCACGGACGTGGCGGCGAAGCTGGGCGCCTCCTCGCTGGACTGGCGCATCGGCATGGTCACGACCTCGTACACGACGTCGGGTGAGCCCAACACGAACGTCTTCCGCGGCTACACGACCAACATCGACCAGTTCAAGGCGTGGCTGACGCCCAAGGCGTACTGCGCCTCGGCTACTAACATGTGCGTCGTTCTCGGGACGGCGAACTCGACCAGCTGCACCTCCAACTCGCAGTGCACCGGTGGCACGCTCTGTGACACGGGCATTGGCAAGTGCGCGCCCATCAGCAGCACCCTCGCGAACACCACGTGCTCCGCGAACACCGAGTGTTGGGTAAATATCGATGGCACTCCCACCGAAAAGTCATTGGATGCGGCGCGCGAGGGCCTGAAATTTTCTTGCGGGAGCGTCGCTACCGGTGCTCAGAAGGCGCGCCCGGACGCCATCCCGGTGGTGGTGCTGCTGACCGATACGCGCGACCAGTCCACGGATTCGGTGGCGGCCTTCAACACCTTCTTCCAGACCGGTAACCCCGCCAACCAGTCCATCGCGGTGCACGGCATCATCTGCCCGCCGGACGGCGCTCGCTGTGACTCCCAGGAGGACAACACCAATCCGCGCCATGCTGACGTCATCGCGCAGACCAGCGGCGTGGTGGGCAGCATCCGCGATGCGGCGAACATCACCGCGACGATCAACGGCATCGTGGACAGCACCATCGCGGCCGCGGGCTACAAGCTCGCCAAGCCGCCCATCGGTGCCTCGGTGCGCGTGGGCCTGGAGAGCGTGACCAACCCCACCGCCTGCCCCAGCAACACGGACCTGCCTCGCAGCCGCGTGAACGGCTTCGACGTCAACGGCGTGAGCAAGACGCTCTCGTTCTACGGCGCCTGCCGCCCCGCCTCGACGGGCACGGGCAACGCGGCCGTCTCGTACCGCTACTGGGTGGACGGTAAGAGCGACCCGGACGGCAAGGCGCCGTGCTTCGAGGATCCGAAGTACGACCCGAACGATCCGGACCACTGCCAGGGCAAGCTCTCGTGCGACACCGCTACGACCAACACCTGCATCTGCAAGGCTCCGGTCGCGGGCTGCCCCAGCGGCCAGGTGTTCGACAACCGCACTACCGTGTGCGCCTGCGTGACGCCCATCGGCTAG
- a CDS encoding 50S ribosomal protein L25/general stress protein Ctc, protein MATNTLEAKAREGAGKGAARRLRTAGLVPAVVYGKHLQAPLHIAVDPKAVRAAINTPHKFNTVITLKAQGGDKQVLLKEYQQDPVTREILHVDFIDVRENEQVKVKVPLVLVGKAIGTADGGLLTQIRREIEVFALPGSIPEKIEADVTHLKIATALHVNEMTMPKGVTVKSHVNYTIAVVSAPEKEEAGPAAAAAAAAAPAAGAAAPAAGAKPAAGAAAAPAAAKAPAKK, encoded by the coding sequence ATGGCGACCAACACGCTCGAGGCGAAGGCACGCGAGGGCGCTGGCAAGGGCGCGGCGCGCCGCCTGCGCACTGCCGGCCTCGTGCCCGCGGTGGTGTACGGCAAGCACCTGCAGGCCCCGCTGCACATCGCGGTGGACCCCAAGGCCGTGCGCGCGGCGATCAACACCCCGCACAAGTTCAACACCGTCATCACGCTCAAGGCCCAGGGCGGTGACAAGCAGGTGCTCCTCAAGGAGTACCAGCAGGATCCCGTCACCCGCGAGATCCTCCACGTGGACTTCATCGACGTGCGCGAGAACGAGCAGGTGAAGGTGAAGGTCCCGCTCGTGCTCGTGGGCAAGGCGATCGGCACCGCGGACGGCGGCCTGCTCACGCAGATCCGCCGCGAGATCGAGGTCTTCGCGCTCCCCGGCTCCATCCCCGAGAAGATCGAGGCGGACGTCACCCACCTCAAGATCGCGACCGCGCTGCACGTGAACGAGATGACCATGCCCAAGGGCGTGACGGTCAAGAGCCACGTGAACTACACCATCGCGGTCGTCTCCGCGCCCGAGAAGGAGGAGGCGGGTCCTGCGGCGGCGGCTGCTGCGGCGGCGGCCCCTGCGGCCGGTGCGGCGGCGCCTGCGGCCGGTGCGAAGCCTGCGGCCGGTGCGGCGGCGGCCCCTGCGGCGGCCAAGGCCCCCGCGAAGAAGTAG
- a CDS encoding DUF1844 domain-containing protein has protein sequence MSDSTRGETFVMSDAPIAFNTFVLGLASTAFIHLGVAPNPDTGRAERNLPLARQSLELLSLLKDKTRGNLTPDEEQFFQELLTDLRLRYVEASKQEAPKR, from the coding sequence ATGAGCGACTCGACCCGCGGTGAGACCTTCGTGATGTCGGACGCGCCCATCGCGTTCAACACCTTCGTGCTCGGGCTGGCCTCCACGGCCTTCATCCACCTGGGCGTGGCGCCCAACCCGGACACGGGGCGCGCCGAGCGCAACCTGCCGCTCGCGCGCCAGAGCCTGGAGCTGCTCTCGCTCCTGAAGGACAAGACCCGCGGCAACCTCACCCCGGACGAGGAGCAGTTCTTCCAGGAGCTGCTCACCGACCTGCGGCTTCGTTATGTCGAGGCTTCGAAGCAGGAGGCGCCGAAGCGGTGA
- the rplI gene encoding 50S ribosomal protein L9 encodes MKVILREDIDNLGKSGELVTVKDGFGRNYLLPRKLAVLASEQNLRQLQHEQAVQSARSAKLRAGAEEQAKKVGAVAVTLRRKVGEQDKLFGSVTALDIAEALAAAGQKVDRRHIHLPEPIKTLGKHTVELRLHRDVTAKINVEVAPEA; translated from the coding sequence ATGAAGGTCATTCTTCGAGAGGACATCGACAACCTCGGCAAGTCCGGCGAGCTCGTCACGGTCAAGGACGGCTTCGGCCGCAACTACCTCCTGCCCCGCAAGCTGGCGGTGCTCGCCAGCGAGCAGAACCTGCGCCAGCTGCAGCACGAGCAGGCCGTGCAGAGCGCGCGCAGCGCCAAGCTGCGCGCCGGTGCGGAGGAGCAGGCCAAGAAGGTCGGCGCCGTCGCCGTCACCCTGCGCCGCAAGGTGGGTGAGCAGGACAAGCTGTTCGGCTCCGTCACGGCGCTGGACATCGCCGAGGCGCTCGCCGCCGCCGGCCAGAAGGTGGACCGCCGTCACATCCACCTGCCCGAGCCGATCAAGACCCTGGGCAAGCACACCGTGGAGCTGCGCCTGCACCGCGACGTGACCGCCAAGATCAACGTCGAGGTCGCGCCCGAGGCCTAG